In a genomic window of Ipomoea triloba cultivar NCNSP0323 chromosome 3, ASM357664v1:
- the LOC116013261 gene encoding uncharacterized protein LOC116013261: protein MQSTDANSKKSLKRSRSSSCEMPLTDTNIVKPLEDCLLFPVEEIVQYPLPGYGAPTSISFSPDDSLVTYLFSPNQTLNRKVYVFDLKNGKQELLFSPPDGGLDENNLSAEEKLRRERSRERGLGVTRYEWVKTSSIRKTVMVPLPAGIYFQDLHGEPELKIPSASSSPIIDPHISPDGTKLAYVKDNELNVFDLIHNKSKQLTSGANGNIIVHALAEYIAQEEMDRKNGYWWSLDSKFVAFTKVDSSDIPLFRIMHQGKSSTGPEAQEDHAYPFAGGSNVKVHLGVVSSNGGPVTWMDLLCGGKYGTNDAEEYLARVNWMHGNILTAQILNRSHSKLKILKFDIKTGERKVLMVEENDTWINLHDCFTPLDKGLNRSPGEFIWASEKTGFRHLYLHDSNGTCLGPLTEGDWMVEQVVGVNEAAGLVYFMGTLDSPLESHLYCAKLFPDMNSPLQAPLRLTQGRGKHVVVLDHQMQRFVDIHDSLVAPPKISLFSLHDGNFIMHLHDQPIVIPRFKMLQLEPPEIIQIQAKDGTTLYGALYKPDEARFGPPPYKTMVQVYGGPSVQLIGDSWTNTVDMRAQFLRSKGVLVWKMDNRGTARRGLKFEGALKNNCGGVDTEDQATGAEWLVKHGIAKEGHIGLYGWSYGGYLSAMTLARFPEVFRCAVSGAPVTSWDGYDTFYTEKYMGLPCENQSGYTESSVMHHVSKIKGKLLLVHGMIDENVHFRHTARLINALVATGKVYELLIFPDERHMPRRHRDRIYMEERIWDFIERNL from the exons ATGCAATCTACAGATGCTAATAGCAAGAAGAGTTTGAAACGTTCAAGATCATCTTCTTGTGAAATGCCGCTTACTGATACTAATATTGTTAAGCCTCTAGAGGATTGCCTCCTGTTTCCTGTTGAGGAGATAGTGCAGTACCCATTGCCTGGTTATGGAGCGCCAACTTCAATTAGTTTCAGTCCTGATGATAGCCTAGTGACGTATTTGTTTAGTCCCAATCAAACTTTGAATAGGAAGGTTTATGTATTTGATCTCAAGAACGGTAAGCAGGAATTACTATTCAGTCCTCCTGATGGTGGTCTTGATGAGAATAATCTATCAGCGGAAGAGAAATTGAGAAGGGAGAGGTCACGGGAGCGTGGGTTGGGTGTAACCCGATACGAATGGGTGAAGACAAGCTCAATAAGGAAGACCGTTATGGTGCCATTACCTGCTGGG ATATACTTCCAGGATCTTCATGGAGAACCAGAACTTAAGATACCAAGTGCCTCGTCCTCACCAATTATAGATCCACATATTTCACCAGATGGAACCAAGCTTGCATATGTGAAAGACAATGAGCTCAATGTGTTTGACCTCATCCACAATAAGTCCAAGCAATTAACATCCGGTGCCAATGGAAACATCATT GTACATGCTCTTGCTGAGTATATAGCCCAG GAAGAAATGGACCGGAAGAATGGATACTGGTGGTCACTGGACAGCAAATTTGTAGCATTTACAAAGGTTGATTCATCTGATATACCTCTTTTCAGAATCATGCACCAAGGTAAAAGTTCCACGGGTCCAGAGGCACAGGAGGACCATGCTTACCCATTTGCTGGTGGGTCAAATGTAAAAGTTCACCTTGGGGTAGTGTCTTCGAATGGAGGTCCTGTAACTTGGATGGACCTTCTGTGTGGAGGAAAGTATGGTACAAATGATGCTGAGGAATATTTGGCGAGAGTGAATTGGATGCATGGAAATATTCTTACTGCTCAGATTTTGAATCGATCACATTCCAAACTAAAAATCCTGAAGTTTGACATTAAAACGGGTGAAAGAAAAGTGCTTATGGTTGAAGAAAATGACACCTGGATCAACCTGCATGATTGCTTCACACCTTTGGACAAAGGACTGAATAGATCTCCCGGGGAATTCATCTGGGCAAGTGAGAAAACCGGCTTCAGACATTTGTATCTGCATGATTCTAACGGAACATGCTTGGGCCCTTTAACTGAAGGTGATTGGATGGTTGAACAAGTTGTAGGTGTAAATGAAGCTGCTGGCCTTGTATATTTTATGGGTACTTTAGATAGTCCTTTGGAATCTCACCTTTACTGTGCTAAATTGTTCCCTGACATGAACAGCCCCTTACAGGCACCATTAAGATTGACACAGGGAAGGGGAAAACATGTGGTTGTGCTTGATCACCAGATGCAAAGATTTGTAGATATTCATGATTCCTTGGTTGCACCTcctaaaatttcattattctcttTGCATGACGGAAACTTCATAATGCATTTGCATGATCAACCGATTGTCATTCCAAGATTCAAAATGCTCCAGCTTGAACCTCCAGAGATAATTCAGATACAGGCAAAGGATGGGACTACTTTGTACGGGGCACTATATAAACCAGACGAAGCAAGGTTTGGACCTCCGCCATATAAAACCATGGTTCAAGTATATGGTGGCCCTAGTGTACAACTCATCGGTGATTCATGGACAAACACAGTTGATATGAGAGCTCAATTTCTGAGAAGCAAAGGCGTCTTAGTTTGGAAG ATGGATAACAGAGGCACTGCTCGACGAGGACTCAAGTTTGAAGGTGCACTGAAGAACAACTGTGGCGGTGTTGATACCGAGGATCAAGCAACAGGAGCCGAGTGGCTTGTGAAGCATGGGATTGCGAAAGAAGGTCACATTGGACTGTACGGATGGAGCTATGGCGGATATCTATCGGCTATGACACTGGCAAGGTTTCCTGAGGTATTCAGATGTGCTGTTTCGGGTGCCCCAGTGACATCATGGGATGGATACGACACATTCTACACCGAAAAGTATATGGGTCTTCCTTGTGAGAACCAGTCAGGGTATACCGAGAGCTCGGTGATGCACCATGTCAGCAAGATAAAAGGGAAGCTTTTACTGGTGCACGGCATGATCGATGAAAACGTGCACTTTAGGCACACTGCAAGACTGATCAATGCGCTCGTGGCTACCGGGAAGGTTTACGAGTTGCTCATATTTCCCGATGAGCGGCACATGCCCCGGCGACACAGGGACCGTATCTACATGGAAGAGAGAATCTGGGATTTCATTGAGAGGAACTTGTGA